The genomic DNA GGGCGAGGGTGGCCACGCAGCTGACCTCCCGGTCAATGGCTTTGGAGTGAAGCCAGCCCTGAATTCGTTCGCGAGCGCGGGCACGGGCGTAGCCGTCCGGGTCGACCACGACCACCTCGACACCGCCTCGTGCGCAGGCTTGAGCCAGGCCGGAGCCGATCTGGCCGGCTCCGATGACGATGACCCGGCGAATTTCGGCTTCGGTGCCGGGATTGAGTGCGCTCATCGAGCTGCAGTGCCTTCTGCCGCCGGATCGGCGACGAAGGACAGATCGAGTCGTTGTAATCCGCGGACACCATAGAGCGGAACATGGTCGTTGCGGAAGCGATCAGCCAGTCGCAGGTTCGGCAAGCGGCGAAGCAGGGTCTCGAAGGCGAGTTGGGACTCCAAACGCGCCAACGATTGTCCTACGCAGGCGTGAATACCGCGGCCGAAAGCCAGATGAGGGTTCTCGGTGAGATTGCGGTCGAGGTCGAAGCTGTTGTCGTAGCGTGATTCATCGCGGTTGGCAGATCCGAACATGACCATCAGCCGGGCACCCTCTGGAATGATCTGCCCTTCCAACTCGATTTCGCGGGTGGCGGTCCGGTAGAGCCCCTGCAGCGGGCTTTCCAAACGGATGGCCTCTTCGATAAAAGCGGCAATGCGTGTGGTGTCCGTCGCCAGCGTGGTATGCAGTCCGGGCTCGGTAAGGATCAGGTGCAGGGCACTGCCCAGGAAGTTCCTGGTGCTCTCGTTTCCGCCCACTAATGTCTGAGTCAGCAGACTGAGTAGTTCGCCGTTGGACAGTCCCACCCCGTCGTCGTCGGTCCAGGACACCAGACGCCCGAGGAAGTCGGTCTGGCCGAGGCTTCGGCGGTCGTGGATTTTGGCCAGGAAGTAAGCCTCGAACTCCAGCACACTGTGCGACGCCTCAACCAGTGCGTCGTCGTCCACATTGGCGGCCTGGGCGGCAAGGAAACTGTCAGACCAGCGTTTCAACATGCGTAGTTCGGTGTGCGGGACGTCCAGGAACAACGCGATGACCCGCATCGGCAACGGGTAGGCGAATTGCTCGACGAATTCGACTTCGCCGACCCCGATGAAATCGTCGATGAGTTCATCGACGATTTCCTGAATTTGTGGGCGCAGCGTGGGTAGCGCCGACCGCAGAGCCAAGCTGGACACCAGCGCCTTGCGGTGGCGGCGGTGCTCCGGGGGGTCGGTCACCACCAACGTTCGCGTGCGGGGGTAGATCTTGGAGGTGCGCAGCACTGCCAGCGCCGCAGGGCAGCCTCGGTAGGGGTTGGTGCGGGAGACCGAGTCGCGCGAACTGAAGTCCGCGGGATTCATCAAGACCTGTTCGCAGGTGTCATAACGGCTCACCAACCACAGTCCGAGATCTTCGGCATAGCTCACGGGTTGGTCGCGCCGAAGGCGCTCATATGCCGGGAACGGGTTGTCGAGCGCGTCGGGCGCGAGCAGATCCACCGCGGTCGAATGGTGCGGGCACCTACTGGTCTCGGTGCTGTCGCTGACGTGGTGGTCTAGGTGCTGTGGCATGAAGTCCTTTCCAAAACCGACCGGCTAGCCGGTCACAAATATGATCTGAACCACAGGCAAATGTCAACCATACGGGTATCAGTGCAGTAAGAAGGTTGATATAGTTCTCGCCGTTAGTTCGATCAGACCGGCCAGTCGGTCGGTTTTAGGGAGGTAGCAAATCGTGCGAATCGAGATCGACGACGAGCTGTGTGAGTTGCACGGTCAATGCGCAGCCGTAGCGCCTCAGGTGTTCGAACTGACCGACGACACGGTCGAGTACCCGCGCGAAGTCCCCCCCGACCACGAGGGGCCGGTACGAACAGCGGTGAAGGTCTGTCCGCAGTTGGCCATCAGCCTGGCGGAGGGCTGAGTCGTGGAGCATGTCGTTATTGCCGGGGCCTCCGTTGCGGGTTTGCGAGCCGCCGAGGCGCTGCGGACCTCGGGGTGGGCCGGCCGGTTGATCATCGTCGGCGCCGAACCGTATCCGCCCTACAGCCGGCCGCAGGTGTCCAAGCAGCTCCTCACGGGGCAGCGCACGGTCGCCGAGACACGCTTACCGGCTGGCGCACTCGACGCCGAGTGGATCCTGGGCGTGCAGGTAACCACGTGCGACCTCGGGGCCGGCACGGTCACTTTGTCCGACCATCGCAGGCTGGCGTTCGACGGGTTGGTCGCCGCCACCGGGGTTCGGCCGCGGCGCCTGCCGCTGCCGGGTCATGAGCTAAGCGGTGTCGAATACCTGCGCAGCGCAGACGATGCGGCAAGATTGCGGGCCCGACTGCAGGCGGGAGGTCGCCTGGCGGTGATCGGAGCAGGGTTCATCGGGGCGGAGGTGGCGTCTGCGGCGCGCAAGCTGGGCTGTGCGGTGACGGTGATTGACCCCGCGCCTGCACCGATGTCCGCAGTGCTGGGGGACGTTGCCGCCGGGGAACTGGCGGCGCTGCACGGCGCACACGACGTCGACCTACGGATGGGGCGCTGCGCCGTTGCCGTGCACGGGACGGCGGCCGCCGAGGCAGTCGAACTCGACGACGGTGCTGTCATACCCGTCGACGCGGTACTGATCGCGGTCGGCAGCGTACCCAACATCGAGTGGCTGGACGCGTCCGATCTGGATTTATCCGATGGAATTCTGTGTGACAGCAGGTGTTTTGTAGTGGGTTCCGATGATCGAATCGTTGCGGCTGGTGACGTCGCGCGGTGGC from Mycolicibacterium tokaiense includes the following:
- a CDS encoding cytochrome P450 — protein: MDLLAPDALDNPFPAYERLRRDQPVSYAEDLGLWLVSRYDTCEQVLMNPADFSSRDSVSRTNPYRGCPAALAVLRTSKIYPRTRTLVVTDPPEHRRHRKALVSSLALRSALPTLRPQIQEIVDELIDDFIGVGEVEFVEQFAYPLPMRVIALFLDVPHTELRMLKRWSDSFLAAQAANVDDDALVEASHSVLEFEAYFLAKIHDRRSLGQTDFLGRLVSWTDDDGVGLSNGELLSLLTQTLVGGNESTRNFLGSALHLILTEPGLHTTLATDTTRIAAFIEEAIRLESPLQGLYRTATREIELEGQIIPEGARLMVMFGSANRDESRYDNSFDLDRNLTENPHLAFGRGIHACVGQSLARLESQLAFETLLRRLPNLRLADRFRNDHVPLYGVRGLQRLDLSFVADPAAEGTAAR
- a CDS encoding ferredoxin, whose amino-acid sequence is MRIEIDDELCELHGQCAAVAPQVFELTDDTVEYPREVPPDHEGPVRTAVKVCPQLAISLAEG
- a CDS encoding NAD(P)/FAD-dependent oxidoreductase — its product is MEHVVIAGASVAGLRAAEALRTSGWAGRLIIVGAEPYPPYSRPQVSKQLLTGQRTVAETRLPAGALDAEWILGVQVTTCDLGAGTVTLSDHRRLAFDGLVAATGVRPRRLPLPGHELSGVEYLRSADDAARLRARLQAGGRLAVIGAGFIGAEVASAARKLGCAVTVIDPAPAPMSAVLGDVAAGELAALHGAHDVDLRMGRCAVAVHGTAAAEAVELDDGAVIPVDAVLIAVGSVPNIEWLDASDLDLSDGILCDSRCFVVGSDDRIVAAGDVARWPVVGSGGAAARVEHWSIAGEQGAAAGTALAVGRALSVPFESLLRVTSRQHGASLAILGRPAAAHQVDTTISSRPGKPRFVARYLDSSGRLVGAATLNANAELAALACELRGAGDSMAGAA